In Haladaptatus paucihalophilus DX253, the following proteins share a genomic window:
- a CDS encoding serpin family protein, which produces MPPTRRRVLALSNALVAGTLLSGCLAPLSSNDPGTNVQTVTGTGKSNPVSTDEAAIRTLARGNSEFGLTLLSSLAETDPNENQFLSPFSVSVALATTYAGARGETRAAMADTLRFPFDGESLHAAFGETDERLETVDERADADANRGTPFQLTTANAIWGQEGYPWRDDFLTTLRTYYDAGLNVCDFQENADEATETINAWVADRTEGKITDLLAENALDARTRLVLTNAIYFRATWASTFSEENTKRRPFTALDGTTSRVPMMSQSDSFPYAAVDGQQLIELPYVGNEVGMVVLLPKKGTFEAFTSSLSADRLETLLGEMERTDGSIALPKFSLESSLDLGTTLSDLGMARAFSPSADFGGMADIEETGENLSIDSVRQKSVIEVDENGTEAAAATAVEVGVTSAPLNPFEMTVDRPFLFLIRHKPTNTVLFLGRVVDPTAGRSD; this is translated from the coding sequence ATGCCACCCACCCGTCGCCGCGTTCTCGCGCTCTCGAACGCGCTTGTCGCCGGAACCCTCCTTTCGGGCTGTCTCGCCCCGCTCTCGTCGAACGACCCCGGAACGAACGTTCAGACGGTAACCGGAACCGGGAAGTCGAATCCCGTTTCGACCGACGAGGCGGCGATTCGAACGCTCGCCCGCGGAAACTCGGAGTTCGGCCTGACGCTTCTCTCCTCGCTCGCCGAAACCGACCCGAACGAAAACCAGTTTCTGTCCCCGTTCAGCGTGTCTGTGGCGTTGGCGACGACCTATGCCGGGGCGCGCGGCGAGACGCGAGCGGCGATGGCCGACACCCTCCGATTCCCCTTCGATGGTGAGTCGCTTCACGCCGCGTTCGGCGAGACGGACGAGCGACTCGAAACCGTAGACGAGCGGGCGGACGCCGACGCGAACCGAGGGACGCCGTTCCAGTTGACCACCGCGAACGCGATTTGGGGACAGGAAGGCTATCCGTGGCGCGACGACTTCCTCACGACACTTCGAACGTACTACGACGCCGGTCTCAACGTCTGTGACTTCCAAGAGAATGCCGACGAAGCCACGGAGACCATCAACGCGTGGGTCGCCGACCGAACGGAGGGAAAAATCACCGACCTGCTGGCGGAAAACGCGCTCGATGCGCGAACGCGACTCGTCCTCACCAACGCCATCTACTTCCGGGCGACGTGGGCCAGCACGTTCTCGGAGGAGAACACGAAACGGCGGCCGTTCACCGCGCTCGACGGGACGACATCGCGGGTGCCGATGATGTCCCAATCCGACTCGTTCCCCTACGCCGCCGTGGACGGCCAGCAGCTGATAGAACTCCCCTACGTCGGCAACGAGGTCGGGATGGTCGTCCTTCTGCCGAAAAAGGGGACGTTCGAGGCGTTCACGTCGTCGCTTTCCGCCGACCGACTGGAGACGTTGCTGGGAGAGATGGAGCGAACGGACGGCTCGATTGCGCTGCCGAAGTTCTCCCTCGAATCGTCGCTCGACCTCGGGACGACGCTCTCGGACCTCGGTATGGCCCGCGCGTTCTCCCCGAGTGCCGATTTCGGCGGAATGGCCGACATCGAGGAGACGGGCGAGAACCTCTCCATCGACAGCGTTCGTCAGAAGAGCGTTATCGAAGTGGACGAGAACGGAACCGAAGCGGCGGCCGCGACGGCCGTCGAAGTGGGTGTCACGTCGGCACCGCTGAATCCGTTCGAAATGACCGTCGATAGGCCGTTTCTGTTCCTGATTCGCCACAAACCGACAAATACGGTCCTCTTCCTCGGCCGCGTCGTGGACCCGACCGCCGGTCGTTCCGACTGA
- a CDS encoding SDR family oxidoreductase: MPSNSKLDGQVALITGGTSGIGRETALALADRGASVAIVGRNRKRGRRVAREIDARNGDGWAELYIADFASRKSVRNLAVAFRDRHDRLDVLVNNAGTFRHRRSETGDGIEATFAVNHLAPFLLTHLLVDTLVESAPARVVTVTSELHERGAIDFSDLGCERDYDGMEAYSQSKLANVLFTRELAERLRGTGVTATAVNPGFVPGTGFTREASIRNRLLLGLFSVLPLPFTKNVEEGAETVIEAAASPEFSDVTGEYVSDGVIAEASDKAHDDDVRRRLWDVSAGLVGISPDYPR, from the coding sequence ATGCCCTCAAACTCGAAGCTCGACGGTCAAGTCGCCTTGATTACCGGCGGTACCAGCGGCATCGGTCGGGAGACGGCGCTCGCGCTCGCGGACCGCGGTGCCTCGGTCGCAATCGTGGGACGCAACCGAAAACGCGGGCGGCGCGTTGCGCGCGAAATCGACGCGCGGAACGGCGACGGATGGGCCGAACTGTACATCGCCGACTTCGCGTCCCGAAAGAGCGTCCGCAACCTCGCGGTTGCGTTTCGGGACCGACACGACCGGCTCGACGTGCTGGTGAACAACGCGGGGACGTTCCGCCACCGGCGGTCCGAAACCGGGGACGGCATCGAAGCCACGTTCGCCGTCAACCACCTCGCGCCGTTCCTGCTCACCCACCTACTGGTCGATACGCTGGTCGAAAGCGCGCCCGCACGGGTCGTCACCGTGACCTCCGAGTTGCACGAGCGGGGCGCCATCGATTTCAGCGATTTGGGGTGCGAGCGCGACTACGACGGCATGGAGGCCTACAGCCAGTCGAAGCTGGCGAACGTTCTGTTCACCCGCGAACTGGCCGAGCGACTCCGCGGAACCGGCGTGACCGCGACCGCGGTCAACCCCGGTTTCGTGCCGGGAACGGGATTCACCCGCGAGGCCTCGATTCGCAATCGATTGCTGTTAGGGCTGTTCTCGGTCCTACCGCTTCCCTTCACGAAGAACGTCGAAGAGGGCGCGGAAACCGTCATCGAGGCGGCCGCATCACCCGAATTCTCCGACGTGACCGGCGAATACGTCAGCGACGGGGTAATCGCGGAGGCCTCCGACAAGGCGCACGACGATGACGTTCGACGGCGGTTGTGGGACGTGAGCGCGGGATTGGTCGGCATCTCGCCGGACTATCCTCGGTAG
- a CDS encoding CHRD domain-containing protein codes for MPDTDKRETLKLLSLGAVALSGVGAGVVAGNDDTDSDSDSGSDAEQQPPTELFSTGVLTGENEVPPNESDGRGVAVFQWTTDGELEYGLLAFGLDAPVTKAHIHTGESGENGPHVVNLIDGSGTEEQYLFGTSVVATGTISDDDLVGPYEGSSIDDLATEMTAGKTYVNVHSKAYPDGEIRDQIYPVGAVDVGFETTIDAGRDEEASALPSLDVNISGTECR; via the coding sequence ATGCCAGATACCGACAAACGAGAGACGCTGAAACTGCTGAGCCTCGGAGCCGTCGCCCTCAGCGGCGTCGGCGCTGGAGTAGTCGCCGGAAACGATGACACCGATTCGGACTCGGATTCGGGTTCGGACGCCGAACAGCAACCGCCGACCGAACTGTTCAGCACGGGGGTACTAACTGGGGAGAATGAGGTGCCTCCCAACGAGAGCGACGGACGGGGGGTCGCCGTCTTCCAGTGGACGACCGACGGCGAACTCGAATACGGACTCCTCGCGTTCGGACTCGACGCGCCGGTGACCAAGGCGCACATCCACACGGGCGAGTCGGGCGAAAACGGCCCACACGTCGTTAATCTCATCGACGGCAGTGGCACGGAGGAACAGTACCTCTTCGGCACCAGCGTGGTCGCTACCGGGACGATTTCCGACGACGATTTGGTCGGTCCCTACGAGGGGTCCTCGATCGACGACCTTGCTACCGAGATGACGGCCGGGAAGACCTACGTCAACGTTCACTCGAAAGCGTATCCCGACGGCGAGATTCGTGACCAAATCTATCCCGTCGGGGCGGTCGACGTCGGCTTCGAGACGACCATCGACGCGGGTAGGGACGAGGAAGCGAGCGCACTGCCGTCGCTCGACGTGAACATCTCGGGAACCGAGTGCCGATAA
- a CDS encoding MaoC family dehydratase — protein sequence MSNRDFEDLVVGDRESFGSYTVSEEEILSFAEQYDPQEFHVDLDAAAESMFGELVASGWHSTAISMRILVDNFFENSGSLGSPGVESVTWPAPVKPGETLWLTLEVTDKRPLESDPNRGLVTFYLEMQNEADETKLTMEPKVFFARRGGDEADTS from the coding sequence ATGAGCAACCGGGATTTCGAAGATCTCGTCGTCGGCGACCGCGAATCGTTCGGCAGTTACACCGTCTCCGAGGAGGAAATCCTCTCGTTCGCGGAGCAGTACGACCCACAGGAGTTCCACGTCGATTTGGACGCCGCGGCCGAATCGATGTTCGGCGAACTCGTCGCCAGCGGGTGGCACAGCACCGCCATCTCCATGCGCATCCTCGTGGACAACTTCTTCGAGAACAGCGGCAGTTTAGGCTCGCCCGGCGTCGAATCCGTCACGTGGCCCGCTCCCGTCAAACCGGGCGAAACCCTCTGGCTCACGCTCGAAGTCACCGACAAACGCCCGCTCGAAAGCGACCCGAACCGCGGCCTCGTCACCTTCTACCTCGAAATGCAGAACGAGGCGGACGAGACGAAACTCACCATGGAGCCCAAGGTGTTCTTCGCTCGCCGCGGCGGGGACGAAGCGGATACTTCGTAA
- a CDS encoding DUF4112 domain-containing protein, with amino-acid sequence MSRNSDLKDEFDFEGELPPTLDRAAIDRMRTVARVFDDFMRVPGTDFRVGLDPILGALPGVGDVISAGLSLYLVLEAARLGVSFTTLLRMIANVSIDVVGGSLPVVGGIIDAVWKANKRNIELVLEDLAHDPLDDDFDNDPEVVEIEIE; translated from the coding sequence ATGAGCCGCAATTCGGATTTGAAAGACGAGTTCGACTTCGAGGGTGAACTCCCGCCGACCCTCGACCGCGCGGCAATCGACAGAATGCGGACGGTAGCGCGCGTCTTCGACGACTTCATGCGCGTTCCGGGGACCGATTTCCGCGTCGGTCTCGACCCCATCCTCGGCGCGCTGCCGGGGGTCGGCGACGTTATCAGTGCTGGGTTGTCCCTGTACCTCGTCCTCGAAGCGGCCCGCTTGGGCGTCTCGTTCACCACCCTCTTGCGGATGATAGCGAACGTGAGCATCGACGTGGTTGGCGGGTCGCTCCCGGTCGTCGGCGGTATCATCGACGCGGTGTGGAAGGCCAACAAACGCAACATCGAACTGGTGTTGGAGGACCTCGCACACGACCCGCTGGACGATGACTTCGACAACGACCCCGAGGTCGTCGAGATAGAAATCGAGTAA
- a CDS encoding cysteine hydrolase family protein — protein MTDALIVIDMLNDFVTGKIAAERAEQIISPLDRLTAAARENGVPVIYANDAHRPEDFELDVWGEHAMQGTEGAAVIPELEPDEGDHVFEKRTYDAFYGTALDEHLRSLGVDRVVLTGLHTNMCIRHASAGAFFRGYDIVVPEDCVEAFSEEAHTEGLEYLADVYNAEITTTDDLIEEWRKTASAEAVSDEGTAS, from the coding sequence ATGACTGACGCACTGATAGTCATCGACATGCTGAACGATTTCGTGACCGGGAAGATAGCCGCCGAGCGCGCGGAGCAAATCATTTCGCCGCTCGACCGACTCACGGCCGCGGCGCGCGAGAACGGCGTTCCGGTTATCTACGCGAACGACGCCCACCGACCGGAGGACTTCGAGTTGGACGTGTGGGGCGAACACGCCATGCAGGGGACGGAAGGAGCGGCGGTGATTCCCGAACTCGAACCCGACGAGGGAGACCACGTGTTCGAGAAGCGGACCTACGACGCGTTCTACGGGACGGCGCTCGACGAACACCTGCGGAGTCTGGGCGTGGACCGAGTGGTCCTGACCGGCCTGCACACGAACATGTGCATCCGTCACGCCTCGGCCGGGGCGTTCTTCCGCGGTTACGACATCGTGGTTCCGGAGGATTGCGTGGAGGCCTTCAGCGAGGAAGCTCACACGGAAGGACTCGAATACCTCGCGGACGTGTACAACGCGGAGATAACGACGACGGACGACCTCATCGAGGAGTGGCGAAAAACCGCGTCCGCCGAAGCGGTGAGCGACGAGGGAACGGCGTCGTAA